From one Verrucomicrobiia bacterium genomic stretch:
- a CDS encoding CusA/CzcA family heavy metal efflux RND transporter, which produces MDTPPFSTPPERKPFLLERIIEASARNAFLVIVLTVFGLAGGVWALMRTPLDAVPDLSDVQVIISTDWEGRSPDLVEDQITYPISTKFIAAPKVKFVRGESMFGKSFVYVIFEDGTDIYWARSRVIEYLNSVRGSLPEGVNPVIGPDATGVGWVYEYALVDKTGKHNLAELRSFQDWHLRYALESVKGVAEVAPVGGFVKEYQVDLDPNKLLAYGIPINDVVDQIRRSNGDVGGKIFEVGSTEYYVRGRGYIKSIADIENVPLKTQGGTPVLVKNVGTVHLGPDLRRGVVELNGEGEAVGGIVVMRYGENALRVVDDVKQKLEEIKSSLPEGVEVVTTYDRSQLIGRSISTLREKLIEESIVVALVCLVFLWHIRSALVAIITLPIAIILAFLPMFQLHLTSNIMSLGGIAIAIGAMVDSAIIMVENAHKFLEHFREEKGREPTNAERVEVIIAAAKSVGRPLFFALLVITVSFIPVFSLGAQEGRLFKPLAFTKTFSMFFAALLGATLVPVLMTLFIRGKITPEKKNPVNRFLIWCYRPFVNFVLRFRWVTVIVALLIMVATIYPLKKLGTEFMPPLNEGDLLFMPTAVPGVSIEEATRILQIQDRILRQFPEVESVFGKAGQAETSTDPAPLSMFETVVKLKPTEEWPAGMTWEKLLAEMNAKVKTPGMANIFWMPIQTRTEMLTTGFRSKLGIKVFGPDLGKIEEVAVQIEKSLSDFPNTRSVFAERATGGYFLDIAPNREAAARYGLTVGDVNDIVETAIGGKTISTVIEGRERYPINVRYARDFREDLDALKRVLVPLPMKNSEASSNSPGLAQIPLSMLADISYRTGPPSIRNENGQLVGFVFVDVTTDDIDGYVKAASKRIHETVSFPPGYYVQWAGQFEYLKHAEQRLKAVVPFTLLIIFLLIYINTKSVVKTAIVLLAVPFSLVGAFWLLYLLGYNLSVAVWVGLIALAGLDAETGVVMLLYLDQAWEKFRAAGRMNSMSDLNAAVIEGAVQRIRPKIMTVCAILFGLLPIMWSPTTQSGADVMKRIAAPMIGGVITSGILELLLYPVIYFLWRRREVASNSFSDFT; this is translated from the coding sequence ATGGATACTCCACCATTCTCAACGCCGCCCGAACGCAAGCCGTTTCTGCTGGAGCGGATTATTGAAGCCAGCGCGCGCAATGCTTTTCTCGTGATCGTCCTTACTGTGTTTGGCCTGGCGGGCGGGGTTTGGGCATTGATGCGGACGCCGCTCGATGCCGTGCCGGATTTGAGTGATGTGCAGGTGATCATTTCCACGGATTGGGAGGGGCGTTCGCCGGATTTGGTTGAGGATCAAATAACGTATCCGATTTCGACGAAATTTATTGCGGCGCCGAAGGTGAAATTTGTTCGCGGCGAATCCATGTTCGGCAAGTCGTTTGTGTATGTGATTTTCGAGGATGGCACGGACATTTATTGGGCGCGGTCGCGGGTGATTGAGTATTTGAATTCCGTGCGCGGAAGTTTGCCGGAAGGTGTCAATCCGGTCATCGGGCCGGATGCAACGGGAGTGGGTTGGGTCTATGAATACGCGCTGGTTGATAAAACGGGAAAACATAATCTGGCCGAACTTCGCTCGTTTCAGGACTGGCATTTGCGTTATGCGCTTGAATCGGTGAAGGGTGTGGCGGAGGTCGCGCCGGTGGGCGGGTTCGTGAAGGAATATCAGGTGGACCTCGACCCGAATAAACTGCTCGCTTATGGCATTCCGATCAATGACGTCGTGGATCAGATTCGCCGGTCGAATGGGGATGTGGGGGGGAAGATTTTTGAAGTGGGTTCGACGGAATATTATGTGCGTGGACGAGGTTACATCAAGAGCATCGCCGACATCGAAAATGTTCCGCTCAAGACGCAGGGTGGAACGCCAGTGTTGGTGAAGAATGTCGGCACGGTGCATTTGGGGCCGGACTTGCGGCGCGGGGTGGTGGAGTTGAACGGCGAGGGTGAGGCGGTGGGCGGGATTGTGGTGATGCGGTATGGCGAAAATGCGTTGCGGGTTGTTGATGATGTAAAACAGAAGTTGGAGGAAATCAAGTCGTCGCTGCCCGAGGGTGTGGAAGTGGTCACGACGTATGATCGCAGCCAGCTTATCGGGCGTTCGATCTCGACGTTGCGCGAAAAGCTGATTGAAGAAAGCATCGTGGTCGCGCTGGTATGCCTGGTGTTTCTGTGGCACATCCGTTCGGCGTTGGTGGCCATCATCACCTTGCCCATCGCCATCATTCTGGCTTTTCTGCCGATGTTTCAACTGCACCTGACGTCGAACATCATGTCGCTGGGGGGCATCGCGATTGCCATCGGGGCGATGGTGGATTCCGCGATCATCATGGTGGAGAATGCGCACAAATTTCTCGAACATTTCCGCGAAGAAAAGGGGCGCGAGCCCACGAATGCGGAACGCGTCGAGGTCATCATCGCGGCGGCGAAGAGTGTGGGGCGTCCGTTATTTTTCGCGCTGCTGGTGATCACGGTGAGTTTCATTCCGGTGTTCTCGCTCGGAGCGCAGGAGGGACGATTGTTCAAGCCGCTGGCGTTTACAAAAACATTTTCCATGTTTTTTGCCGCGCTGCTGGGCGCGACGCTCGTGCCAGTGCTGATGACGCTTTTCATTCGCGGAAAAATTACGCCGGAGAAAAAGAACCCGGTGAATCGCTTCCTGATTTGGTGCTATCGGCCGTTCGTGAATTTCGTGCTGCGTTTTCGCTGGGTCACAGTGATTGTGGCGTTGCTGATCATGGTGGCGACGATTTATCCGCTCAAGAAACTGGGCACGGAATTTATGCCGCCGCTCAACGAGGGAGATTTGTTGTTTATGCCGACGGCGGTTCCGGGTGTTTCCATTGAGGAAGCAACGCGGATTCTGCAAATCCAGGACCGGATATTGCGCCAATTTCCTGAAGTAGAAAGTGTGTTTGGCAAGGCGGGTCAGGCGGAAACTTCGACTGATCCCGCGCCGCTTTCGATGTTCGAGACGGTGGTGAAACTCAAGCCGACCGAGGAGTGGCCGGCGGGTATGACGTGGGAAAAATTGCTGGCGGAGATGAACGCAAAAGTGAAGACGCCGGGCATGGCCAATATTTTTTGGATGCCGATCCAGACGCGCACGGAAATGTTGACGACCGGTTTTCGCTCCAAACTGGGCATTAAAGTTTTTGGGCCTGACCTTGGCAAAATAGAAGAAGTGGCGGTCCAAATTGAAAAGTCGCTCAGCGATTTCCCAAACACGCGCAGTGTTTTTGCCGAGCGCGCGACAGGTGGGTATTTTCTCGACATCGCGCCGAATCGAGAGGCCGCGGCGCGTTACGGCCTGACGGTTGGCGATGTGAATGACATCGTGGAAACGGCCATTGGTGGGAAAACTATTTCCACGGTCATTGAGGGTCGTGAGCGTTATCCGATCAATGTGCGTTACGCGCGGGATTTTCGCGAAGACCTGGATGCGCTCAAACGCGTGCTGGTGCCGCTGCCGATGAAGAATTCTGAAGCTTCGTCGAACTCGCCGGGGCTTGCGCAAATCCCGCTTTCAATGCTGGCGGACATCAGTTATCGAACCGGGCCGCCTTCCATACGAAATGAGAATGGGCAGTTGGTGGGTTTCGTTTTTGTGGACGTCACCACGGATGATATTGATGGTTATGTGAAGGCGGCGTCGAAGCGGATTCACGAAACGGTTTCGTTTCCTCCGGGATATTATGTCCAATGGGCGGGACAGTTTGAGTATTTAAAGCATGCGGAACAACGGCTGAAGGCGGTGGTTCCGTTCACGCTGCTGATTATCTTTTTACTTATCTACATCAATACCAAGTCAGTCGTTAAAACGGCGATTGTGTTGCTGGCGGTGCCGTTTTCGCTGGTGGGCGCGTTTTGGCTTTTATATTTACTGGGTTATAACTTGAGCGTGGCGGTATGGGTGGGGTTGATTGCGCTGGCGGGCCTCGATGCGGAAACCGGGGTGGTGATGTTGCTTTATCTCGATCAGGCATGGGAGAAGTTCCGCGCGGCCGGGCGCATGAATTCGATGTCGGATTTGAACGCGGCGGTGATCGAAGGGGCAGTGCAGCGCATTCGGCCAAAGATCATGACGGTTTGCGCGATTTTGTTTGGGTTGCTGCCGATCATGTGGTCGCCCACGACGCAAAGCGGGGCGGATGTGATGAAGCGGATCGCGGCGCCGATGATTGGCGGGGTGATTACGTCGGGGATTTTGGAGTTGTTGCTTTATCCGGTGATTTATTTTTTATGGCGCAGAAGGGAGGTGGCAAGTAATAGCTTTAGCGACTTCACCTGA
- a CDS encoding efflux RND transporter periplasmic adaptor subunit — MNRCVLGLLSLVLLVGVMSCKKDSDAVKPDDVDYYTCTMHPSVRSQDPHGKCPICSMDLVPVMKKGAAGMSMSNAPTAMNEEAKPSEFSVPIERQQQIGVTYAAIEKRRFTNSIRVVGMVAYDKQRHWDYVARVGGYVKELFVFSRGEQVEKDAPLLTIYSPDLLTTQNEFADLLRSRDDAEGKNNRAVLESTEQLVESAKQRLRLWNISDDQIALLEKTRQPTELLTLRSPFKGVMQTLGVDQGRSVTVGDHLVDIADLSVVWVWAQFYQDELPMLKKGLPITITTGSYPGEKFNGKISVVDPFINDDLRTGRVRIDVENADFKLQPDMYVDAELAMDMGEGVGIPVPAVLPTGRHNIIFVDKGGGRLEPRFVELGRKYGDFYEVKSGVKEGERVVTSANFLIDAEAKVQGALKSW; from the coding sequence GTGAATCGGTGCGTCTTGGGATTGCTGAGCCTTGTCCTGCTGGTGGGTGTCATGTCCTGCAAAAAAGATAGCGACGCCGTGAAACCGGATGATGTGGATTATTACACTTGCACCATGCACCCCTCAGTGAGGTCACAAGACCCGCATGGCAAGTGTCCGATTTGCTCAATGGACTTGGTTCCGGTGATGAAAAAAGGCGCGGCGGGCATGAGTATGAGCAATGCGCCGACCGCCATGAACGAAGAAGCCAAGCCCAGCGAGTTCAGCGTTCCGATCGAGCGGCAGCAACAAATCGGCGTCACCTATGCGGCGATTGAGAAGCGGAGGTTTACGAACAGCATCAGGGTCGTTGGCATGGTCGCTTATGACAAGCAGCGGCATTGGGATTATGTCGCGCGGGTCGGTGGGTACGTAAAGGAACTGTTCGTCTTTTCGCGCGGTGAACAGGTTGAAAAGGATGCGCCGTTGCTGACGATTTACAGCCCCGACTTGCTCACCACGCAAAATGAATTCGCGGACTTGCTCAGGTCACGAGATGATGCCGAAGGCAAAAATAATCGCGCCGTGCTCGAAAGCACTGAGCAGCTTGTCGAATCGGCAAAGCAACGGCTTCGCCTTTGGAACATTTCCGACGATCAAATCGCGCTGCTCGAAAAGACCCGCCAGCCGACCGAACTGTTGACGCTGCGTTCGCCTTTCAAGGGAGTGATGCAAACTCTCGGCGTGGATCAGGGCCGCAGTGTGACGGTTGGTGATCATCTCGTGGATATAGCGGATTTATCCGTGGTGTGGGTGTGGGCACAGTTTTATCAGGACGAATTGCCCATGCTGAAGAAGGGTCTGCCCATCACCATCACAACCGGCTCCTATCCGGGGGAAAAATTCAACGGCAAGATTTCGGTGGTTGACCCGTTCATCAATGACGATCTGCGCACGGGCCGAGTGCGAATTGATGTGGAGAATGCCGACTTTAAATTGCAGCCGGATATGTATGTGGACGCGGAGTTGGCGATGGATATGGGTGAGGGCGTGGGGATTCCGGTCCCGGCGGTTTTGCCGACGGGGAGGCATAATATTATTTTTGTGGATAAAGGCGGAGGACGGTTGGAGCCGCGTTTTGTAGAATTGGGACGGAAATACGGCGACTTCTATGAAGTGAAATCTGGCGTGAAGGAAGGTGAGCGCGTTGTGACGAGCGCGAATTTTCTGATTGATGCGGAAGCCAAGGTGCAGGGCGCATTGAAATCGTGGTGA
- a CDS encoding TolC family protein, which produces MKISTIIAVVCSGVLTASAQDNSLPINAASNSVLIFPGFINRLVEEARTNNPALKASDSRARAAALNAEAIRSWEDPTASFGVNVFSAQGFATSENGDLVYGVQQKLPLWGMPDLNRKVASSKISTREAETDFHFQQVRRDLIKALAATALAERVVDVDEQDLTWLKATAQAVEAKYRAGQTDAGDALQLQNEVALRTDELLTDQLELHHGWFALNRLLNREATSAWPLLQLPAVAPTVPYSAKLIALGLTNEPELKILEGEVQQARASAELTRRTRLPDVGLGVQGWQYSGDGGFRQGAFTVSFSLPWLNESKYRKDYERERETQRAAEQDRENQTLIVQEELHHLTVDLDAARRKALLYQNEIAVRARQALADKLAAWETGRVALREVLDAHRDALDAQLMAARSIAAQYQTLADLLLWTGLDGFDALVPLANEPELIPHHANH; this is translated from the coding sequence ATGAAGATTTCGACGATCATTGCGGTAGTTTGCAGCGGTGTTTTGACTGCGTCGGCGCAGGACAATAGTTTGCCAATAAATGCGGCGAGTAACAGCGTGCTCATTTTTCCCGGCTTCATCAACCGGCTGGTTGAGGAGGCTCGGACGAACAATCCGGCGCTTAAAGCGAGCGATTCTCGCGCCCGCGCGGCGGCTCTCAATGCGGAGGCCATTCGTAGCTGGGAGGATCCCACGGCCAGTTTCGGGGTGAATGTTTTCAGCGCGCAAGGATTTGCGACGAGTGAGAACGGCGATCTGGTTTACGGTGTGCAACAGAAATTGCCGCTGTGGGGCATGCCGGACTTAAACCGCAAGGTGGCTTCCTCCAAAATTTCGACCCGCGAAGCGGAAACGGATTTTCATTTCCAGCAAGTGCGCCGCGATCTTATCAAAGCGCTCGCCGCGACGGCTTTGGCCGAACGGGTCGTGGACGTGGATGAACAGGATTTGACCTGGCTTAAAGCCACAGCGCAGGCGGTGGAAGCAAAATATCGCGCGGGACAAACCGACGCCGGAGACGCGCTGCAGCTCCAAAATGAGGTGGCGCTCCGAACGGATGAACTTCTTACCGACCAGCTTGAACTGCATCACGGCTGGTTCGCTTTGAATCGCCTGCTCAACCGCGAGGCTACCTCGGCGTGGCCGTTGCTACAGTTGCCGGCCGTCGCGCCGACCGTGCCGTACAGCGCCAAACTCATCGCGCTTGGCTTGACCAATGAGCCGGAACTTAAAATCCTGGAAGGAGAAGTTCAACAAGCCAGGGCATCCGCAGAGTTAACCCGCCGGACCCGGTTGCCCGACGTCGGTCTTGGGGTTCAAGGTTGGCAGTATTCGGGTGATGGCGGATTCCGCCAGGGAGCGTTCACGGTGAGTTTTTCGCTGCCGTGGTTGAATGAAAGCAAGTATCGCAAGGACTATGAGCGCGAAAGGGAAACGCAAAGGGCCGCTGAACAAGATCGTGAAAATCAAACTTTGATAGTGCAGGAGGAACTGCACCATCTGACCGTTGATCTCGACGCCGCGCGGCGCAAAGCGCTGCTTTATCAAAATGAAATTGCCGTTCGCGCGAGGCAGGCGCTGGCGGACAAACTCGCGGCCTGGGAAACCGGCCGGGTTGCTTTGCGCGAAGTTCTCGACGCTCACCGTGACGCATTGGACGCGCAACTGATGGCGGCGCGGTCAATTGCCGCACAATATCAAACGCTCGCCGATTTGCTGCTGTGGACGGGGCTGGATGGCTTCGATGCGCTGGTTCCGCTGGCAAATGAGCCTGAACTTATTCCCCATCACGCAAACCATTAA